From Streptomyces sp. CMB-StM0423, a single genomic window includes:
- the recQ gene encoding DNA helicase RecQ produces the protein MSSTEALQVLSKVFGYESFREGQQEIIDHVVGGGDALVLMPTGGGKSLCYQIPALVRPGTGVVISPLIALMQDQVDALRALGVRAGFLNSTQDPDERRMVEAEFLAGEIDLLYLAPERLRVESTMRLLDRGTVALFAIDEAHCVAQWGHDFRPDYLALSALAERWPDVPRIALTATATKATHAEIASRLQLEQARHFVASFDRPNIQYRIVPKREPKKQLLELLRSEHAGDAGIVYCLSRKSVEDTADFLVRNGIDALPYHAGLPAATRAEHQSRFLREEGMAIVATIAFGMGIDKPDVRYVAHLDLPKSVEGYYQETGRAGRDGQPSTAWLAYGLQDVVQQRKLIDGSEGDDAHRRRASAHLDAMLALCESVDCRRSQLLAYFGQSGSPCGNCDTCLTPPESWDGTVAAQKLLSTVVRLRRERRQKFGAGQIVDILMGRKTAKVIQHDHDSLSVFGVGEDLAEHEWRGVVRQLLAKGLLAVEGDYGTLVLTEEADEVLYRGRKVPLRTEPKRAAKAAKAKSGSKRAEAVDLPAEAASLFERLRAWRGATAKEQGVPAYVIFHDATLRQIATERPGSLASLGSVSGVGENKLAKYGEAILQTVEEDDAG, from the coding sequence ATGAGTTCCACCGAGGCGCTGCAGGTCCTCAGCAAGGTCTTCGGCTACGAGTCGTTCCGCGAGGGTCAGCAGGAGATCATCGACCATGTCGTGGGCGGCGGCGACGCCCTCGTGCTGATGCCCACCGGCGGCGGCAAGTCGCTGTGCTACCAGATTCCCGCGCTGGTCAGGCCCGGTACCGGGGTGGTGATCTCGCCGCTCATCGCGCTCATGCAGGACCAGGTCGACGCGCTGCGCGCCCTCGGCGTGCGGGCCGGGTTCCTGAACTCCACGCAGGACCCCGACGAGCGGCGGATGGTGGAGGCCGAGTTCCTCGCCGGGGAGATCGATCTGCTCTATCTGGCGCCCGAACGGCTGCGGGTGGAGTCCACCATGCGGCTGCTCGACCGCGGGACCGTCGCGCTGTTCGCCATCGACGAGGCGCACTGCGTCGCGCAGTGGGGGCACGACTTCCGGCCCGACTACCTCGCGCTGTCCGCGCTCGCCGAGCGCTGGCCCGACGTGCCGCGTATCGCGCTGACCGCGACGGCGACCAAGGCGACGCACGCGGAGATCGCGAGCCGGCTGCAGTTGGAGCAGGCGCGGCACTTCGTGGCCAGCTTCGACCGGCCCAACATCCAGTACCGCATCGTGCCCAAGCGGGAGCCGAAGAAGCAGCTCCTGGAGCTGCTGCGCAGCGAGCACGCGGGCGACGCCGGCATCGTCTACTGCCTGTCCCGGAAGTCCGTGGAGGACACCGCGGACTTCCTCGTACGGAACGGGATCGACGCGCTGCCCTATCACGCGGGGCTGCCCGCGGCGACCCGCGCCGAGCACCAGTCGCGGTTCCTGCGCGAGGAGGGCATGGCGATCGTCGCCACCATCGCGTTCGGGATGGGCATCGACAAGCCGGACGTGCGCTACGTCGCCCATCTCGACCTGCCCAAGTCAGTGGAGGGGTACTACCAGGAGACCGGCCGCGCGGGACGCGACGGGCAGCCGTCCACGGCGTGGCTCGCCTACGGGCTGCAGGACGTGGTGCAGCAGCGCAAGCTCATCGACGGCTCCGAGGGCGACGACGCGCACCGGCGGCGGGCGAGCGCGCACCTCGACGCGATGCTCGCGCTCTGCGAGAGCGTCGACTGCCGGCGCTCGCAGTTGCTCGCGTACTTCGGCCAGAGCGGCTCCCCCTGCGGCAACTGCGACACGTGCCTCACGCCCCCCGAGTCGTGGGACGGCACGGTCGCCGCGCAGAAGCTGCTGTCCACGGTGGTGCGGCTGCGGCGCGAGCGGCGGCAGAAGTTCGGCGCCGGGCAGATCGTCGACATCCTGATGGGCCGCAAGACGGCCAAGGTCATCCAGCACGACCACGACTCGCTCTCGGTCTTCGGCGTCGGCGAGGACCTCGCGGAGCACGAGTGGCGCGGTGTCGTACGGCAGTTGCTCGCGAAGGGGCTGCTGGCCGTCGAGGGCGACTACGGCACGCTGGTGCTCACCGAGGAAGCCGACGAGGTGCTGTACCGGGGCCGCAAGGTGCCGCTGCGCACCGAGCCCAAGCGGGCGGCGAAGGCGGCGAAGGCGAAGTCCGGGTCCAAGCGCGCGGAGGCCGTCGACCTGCCGGCGGAGGCGGCGTCGCTCTTCGAGCGGCTGCGCGCGTGGCGGGGTGCGACGGCGAAGGAGCAGGGGGTGCCCGCGTACGTGATCTTCCACGACGCGACGCTGCGGCAGATCGCCACCGAGCGGCCCGGGTCGCTCGCCTCGCTGGGCTCCGTGAGCGGCGTCGGCGAGAACAAGCTCGCGAAGTACGGCGAGGCGATCCTCCAGACCGTCGAGGAGGACGACGCGGGGTGA
- a CDS encoding phosphotriesterase family protein, giving the protein MSVRTVLGDVPADRLGRTDYHEHLFQVSPLLPGDELDDEARSGQEAAYLRAAGFTAMVEATPVGLGRDPAGVARIARVTGLHVVHTTGAHREAHYAPGHPLLARTEAGLADLFTAELTDGMYAGADLTVRTGPAVRAGIVKAGVGYWSVTPFEHRVLAAAGAAHRATGAPVMVHLEYGSAAFEVLAELAGHGVPAHRVVLAHADRNPDPGLHAELCAAGAYLGYDGMARHRSHPDSTVLGCLLATAERAGPGRLLLGGDVARRSRYRAYGGMPGLDYLPRRFLPRVAAGGGDALADAVTVANPARLLDWSGTP; this is encoded by the coding sequence GTGAGCGTCCGCACGGTCCTCGGCGACGTGCCCGCGGACCGGCTCGGGCGCACCGACTACCACGAGCACCTCTTCCAGGTCTCGCCGCTGCTTCCCGGCGACGAGCTGGACGACGAGGCGCGCAGCGGGCAGGAGGCCGCGTATCTGCGGGCGGCCGGCTTCACGGCGATGGTCGAGGCGACCCCGGTGGGCCTGGGCCGCGACCCGGCGGGCGTCGCCCGCATCGCCCGTGTCACCGGGCTGCACGTCGTGCACACCACCGGCGCCCACCGCGAGGCGCACTACGCGCCCGGACACCCGCTGCTCGCGCGCACCGAAGCCGGGCTGGCGGACCTCTTCACCGCCGAGCTGACCGACGGCATGTACGCGGGCGCGGACCTGACCGTACGCACCGGGCCCGCCGTGCGCGCCGGGATCGTCAAGGCGGGTGTGGGGTACTGGTCGGTCACGCCGTTCGAGCACCGGGTGCTCGCGGCGGCCGGCGCCGCGCACCGGGCCACCGGGGCGCCGGTGATGGTGCATCTGGAGTACGGCAGCGCGGCGTTCGAGGTGCTGGCGGAGCTGGCCGGGCACGGGGTGCCGGCGCACCGGGTCGTCCTCGCGCACGCCGACCGCAACCCCGACCCCGGGCTGCACGCGGAGCTGTGCGCGGCCGGCGCGTACCTCGGCTACGACGGCATGGCCCGGCACCGCAGCCACCCCGACTCCACCGTGCTGGGCTGCCTGCTCGCCACCGCGGAGCGCGCGGGTCCCGGCCGGCTGCTGCTCGGCGGAGACGTCGCCCGCCGCAGCCGCTACCGCGCGTACGGCGGCATGCCCGGCCTGGACTACCTGCCCCGCCGCTTCCTCCCGCGCGTCGCGGCCGGGGGCGGCGATGCGCTGGCCGACGCCGTCACGGTGGCCAACCCGGCGCGGCTGCTGGACTGGAGCGGCACGCCCTGA
- a CDS encoding shikimate dehydrogenase family protein yields MSAPAGAATGTAADTAAMAFVGVSTGESSIMRIFPEWARLLGLPTARLVGFDLPPDAEPARYRAVAERIRRDPLLLGALITTHKIGVYRAAADLFDELDDFARLCGEVSSVSKRDGRFVGHAKDPLTAGLAIEEFLAPGHFAATGGELLCLGAGGAGTAISYYLARRPDAPARIVCTDRSADRLAELADVLRRGGADPARLRTVVTEGHADDLLAAASPGTLVVNATGLGKDRPGSPLSPAARFPRGAVAWELNYRGALPFLHAARAQAAERDLDVVDGWRYFIHGWSQVTAEVFGLTLDAATVDRLSAAAEAVR; encoded by the coding sequence TTGAGCGCGCCGGCCGGCGCCGCCACCGGCACCGCCGCGGACACCGCGGCCATGGCCTTCGTCGGCGTCAGCACCGGCGAGTCGTCCATCATGCGGATCTTCCCCGAGTGGGCCCGCCTCCTCGGCCTGCCCACCGCCCGGCTCGTCGGCTTCGACCTGCCGCCGGACGCGGAACCCGCCCGCTACCGTGCCGTCGCCGAGCGGATCAGGCGCGACCCGCTGCTGCTCGGCGCGCTGATCACCACGCACAAGATAGGCGTCTACCGGGCCGCAGCGGACCTCTTCGACGAGCTGGACGACTTCGCCAGGCTCTGCGGCGAGGTGTCCTCCGTCTCCAAGCGGGACGGCCGCTTCGTCGGCCACGCCAAGGACCCGCTGACCGCGGGCCTGGCCATCGAGGAGTTCCTCGCGCCCGGCCACTTCGCCGCCACCGGCGGCGAGTTGCTGTGCCTGGGCGCCGGCGGCGCGGGCACGGCGATCAGCTACTACCTCGCCCGCCGCCCCGACGCCCCCGCCCGCATCGTCTGCACCGACCGCTCCGCAGACCGGCTCGCCGAGCTGGCCGACGTGCTCCGGCGCGGCGGCGCGGACCCCGCCCGGCTGCGTACCGTCGTCACCGAGGGCCACGCCGACGACCTGCTCGCCGCGGCGTCGCCCGGCACCCTCGTCGTCAACGCCACCGGCCTCGGCAAGGACCGGCCGGGATCGCCGCTGTCGCCCGCCGCGCGGTTCCCGCGCGGGGCCGTGGCGTGGGAGCTGAACTACCGCGGCGCGCTGCCCTTCCTGCACGCGGCCCGCGCCCAGGCCGCCGAGCGGGACCTCGATGTCGTCGACGGCTGGCGGTACTTCATCCACGGCTGGTCCCAGGTGACAGCGGAGGTGTTCGGCCTGACCCTGGACGCCGCGACCGTCGACCGGCTGTCCGCCGCCGCCGAGGCCGTACGGTGA
- a CDS encoding bifunctional 4-hydroxy-2-oxoglutarate aldolase/2-dehydro-3-deoxy-phosphogluconate aldolase, translating to MTTQQPPADPAAPPSPLAGLRRAGVVAVLRAPTPDGALAAVAALVQGGVTGIEITYSTPDAPAVIAEVCARHPEALVGAGTVLTPAQAAAAADAGSAFLVSPGTTPELAAAMLDTGLPVLSGALTPSEVMTASALGVHAVKVFPASLGGPGYLRALRGPFPDVPLVPTGGVSAGNLEEWFGAGALAVGAGGELASAAHIAAGRWDSLTVRARAFAAALAKVRGSGTAPGPADPAVPADPAEPADSGTEAVR from the coding sequence GTGACCACCCAGCAGCCCCCCGCGGACCCCGCCGCGCCCCCGTCCCCGCTCGCCGGCCTGCGCCGCGCCGGCGTCGTCGCCGTCCTCCGCGCCCCCACTCCGGACGGCGCGCTGGCCGCCGTGGCGGCGCTGGTCCAGGGCGGCGTCACGGGCATCGAGATCACGTACTCCACCCCGGACGCGCCCGCGGTCATCGCGGAGGTATGTGCCCGCCACCCGGAGGCGCTGGTGGGCGCGGGCACCGTCCTCACCCCCGCGCAGGCCGCCGCCGCGGCCGACGCCGGCTCGGCGTTCCTGGTCAGCCCCGGCACCACCCCGGAACTGGCCGCCGCCATGCTGGACACGGGCCTGCCCGTGCTCTCCGGCGCCCTGACCCCCAGCGAGGTCATGACCGCCTCCGCGCTCGGCGTGCACGCGGTCAAGGTCTTCCCCGCCTCCCTCGGCGGCCCGGGTTATCTCCGCGCGCTGCGCGGCCCGTTCCCGGACGTGCCGCTGGTGCCGACCGGCGGGGTCTCCGCCGGGAACCTGGAGGAGTGGTTCGGCGCCGGCGCGCTGGCGGTCGGCGCGGGCGGCGAGCTGGCCTCCGCGGCGCACATCGCCGCGGGGCGCTGGGATTCGCTGACCGTACGGGCCAGGGCGTTCGCGGCGGCGCTGGCGAAGGTCCGCGGTTCCGGCACCGCGCCCGGCCCAGCGGACCCGGCCGTCCCCGCGGACCCGGCAGAACCCGCCGACTCGGGTACGGAGGCGGTCCGTTGA
- a CDS encoding NAD(P)-dependent oxidoreductase, translating into MSGIAETVAGAPPVVLVTSRSFGSGTAPVEDQLAAAGLRVVRGSTAHDPAELAPLLAGAVAWIAGTAPVTDAHLAAAPRLKVVARYGVGVDSVDLAAAARRGVTVTNTPAANSDAVADLGIALLLAALRGIAAGDRAVRAGSWQPRRGRELGTLTLGVVGLGRVGRGVARRAAGFGTEVLGHDPYLDPVVFEVLGVRRTPLAELAGRCDAVSLHAPGGTRVVDERWLAGARPGLIIVNTARADLVDEHAVAAALRDGRLAAYAADTLAGEGGAAAESPLLAAEFADRVVLTPHLGAQTVEAVDRMGAGAVRAVLDVLAGREPAHPVPHPVPLPVPATEESAP; encoded by the coding sequence ATGAGCGGGATAGCAGAAACCGTCGCCGGCGCGCCCCCCGTGGTGCTGGTGACCTCGCGGTCCTTCGGCAGCGGCACCGCGCCCGTGGAGGACCAACTCGCCGCCGCCGGGCTGCGCGTGGTGCGCGGCTCCACCGCCCACGACCCCGCCGAGCTGGCCCCGCTGCTGGCCGGGGCCGTCGCCTGGATCGCCGGCACCGCGCCGGTCACCGACGCGCATCTGGCCGCCGCGCCGCGGCTGAAGGTCGTCGCGCGCTACGGCGTCGGCGTCGACAGCGTCGATCTGGCCGCCGCCGCCCGCCGCGGCGTCACCGTCACCAACACCCCCGCCGCGAACAGCGACGCCGTCGCCGACCTCGGCATCGCGCTGCTCCTCGCCGCGCTGCGCGGTATCGCCGCCGGCGACCGGGCGGTGCGCGCCGGGTCCTGGCAGCCGCGCCGCGGCCGGGAGCTGGGCACCCTCACGCTCGGCGTCGTCGGCCTCGGCCGGGTCGGGCGCGGGGTGGCCCGCCGCGCCGCCGGGTTCGGCACCGAGGTGCTGGGGCACGACCCGTACCTGGACCCGGTGGTCTTCGAGGTGCTGGGCGTCCGGCGGACGCCGCTCGCGGAGCTGGCCGGGCGGTGCGACGCGGTGAGCCTGCACGCTCCCGGCGGCACCCGGGTGGTCGACGAGCGGTGGCTCGCCGGGGCCAGGCCGGGGCTGATCATCGTCAACACGGCGCGGGCCGACCTCGTCGACGAGCACGCCGTCGCCGCGGCGCTGCGGGACGGCAGGCTGGCCGCGTACGCCGCGGACACCCTCGCGGGCGAGGGCGGCGCCGCCGCGGAAAGCCCGCTGCTGGCCGCCGAGTTCGCCGACCGGGTGGTCCTCACCCCGCACCTGGGCGCGCAGACCGTCGAGGCGGTGGACCGGATGGGCGCGGGTGCCGTACGGGCCGTCCTCGACGTGCTCGCAGGACGCGAGCCCGCGCACCCCGTACCCCACCCCGTACCCCTGCCCGTACCCGCCACCGAAGAGAGCGCACCGTGA
- the xylB gene encoding xylulokinase, with protein sequence MIIAHDLGTTGDKASLHADDGTPVAALTEHYGTDFRAGGVAEQDPEVWWRAVCAATRRLLEHTGVRPAEVAAVGFSGQMMGAVLLDSAYRPVRPSLIWADHRSQEQAGRLTEALGAERAYRLLGHQLHPTYSLTKVMWVRDHEPETFARVAHVCLAKDYVVHRLTGVLATDRSDASSTNAYDQPAGAWSAEVLAAAAIDPALFPEIVPSTTVAGPLLPEAAEATGLAAGTPVVLGGGDGPLAALGAGVIDPGDGAYTYLGSSSWVSLSAEQPLHDPRMRTMTFDHVVPGRYVPTATMQAGGASLDWVAEVLRPGQGGDRFPELLSAAADADTAGLYFLPHLLGERSPYWNAAAAGAFLGLTRHHQEAHLTRAVLEGVAFNLATCVGAFREAGHPVDRVDAIGGGAASDLWLQILADVWGATVRRRSIVEEANSLGAAVTAGVGAGLVDGFAVARDLSGVTAEFTPDPGRHADYRRRHALFLEAYERLEPWFAKEKR encoded by the coding sequence ATGATCATCGCGCACGACCTCGGCACCACCGGCGACAAGGCGTCGCTGCACGCCGACGACGGCACCCCGGTCGCCGCGCTGACCGAGCACTACGGCACCGACTTCCGCGCCGGCGGCGTCGCCGAGCAGGACCCCGAGGTGTGGTGGCGCGCCGTCTGCGCCGCCACCCGGCGGCTGCTGGAGCACACCGGCGTCCGCCCCGCGGAGGTCGCCGCCGTCGGATTCAGCGGCCAGATGATGGGCGCGGTGCTGCTCGACTCCGCGTACCGTCCCGTGCGGCCCTCGCTGATCTGGGCCGACCACCGCAGCCAGGAGCAGGCCGGCCGGCTGACCGAGGCGCTGGGTGCCGAGCGGGCGTACCGCCTGCTCGGCCACCAGCTCCACCCCACCTACTCGCTGACCAAGGTGATGTGGGTACGCGACCACGAACCGGAGACCTTCGCCCGGGTGGCCCACGTCTGCCTGGCCAAGGACTACGTCGTGCACCGGCTCACCGGCGTGCTGGCCACCGACCGCTCCGACGCCTCCAGCACCAACGCCTACGACCAGCCCGCCGGCGCCTGGTCCGCCGAGGTGCTGGCCGCGGCCGCCATCGACCCGGCGCTCTTCCCCGAGATCGTGCCGTCGACCACCGTCGCGGGACCGCTGCTCCCCGAAGCCGCCGAGGCCACCGGGCTGGCCGCCGGCACCCCCGTCGTCCTCGGCGGCGGCGACGGCCCGCTGGCCGCGCTGGGCGCCGGGGTCATCGACCCCGGCGACGGCGCGTACACCTATCTCGGCTCCTCCTCCTGGGTCTCGCTCTCGGCCGAACAGCCCCTGCACGACCCGCGGATGCGCACCATGACCTTCGACCACGTCGTCCCCGGCCGCTACGTGCCGACCGCGACCATGCAGGCCGGCGGCGCGTCGCTGGACTGGGTCGCGGAGGTGCTTCGGCCCGGCCAGGGCGGGGATCGCTTCCCCGAACTGCTCTCCGCGGCGGCCGACGCCGACACCGCGGGCCTGTACTTCCTGCCGCATCTGCTCGGCGAGCGCTCCCCGTACTGGAACGCCGCCGCGGCCGGCGCGTTCCTCGGCCTCACCCGCCACCACCAGGAGGCGCATCTGACCCGCGCGGTGCTGGAGGGCGTGGCATTCAACCTCGCCACCTGCGTCGGCGCGTTCCGCGAGGCCGGGCACCCGGTCGACCGGGTCGACGCGATCGGCGGCGGCGCGGCCAGCGACCTGTGGCTGCAGATCCTCGCCGACGTCTGGGGCGCCACCGTGCGCCGCCGCAGCATCGTCGAGGAGGCCAACAGCCTGGGCGCGGCCGTCACCGCGGGCGTCGGCGCGGGCCTCGTCGACGGCTTCGCCGTCGCCCGCGACCTGTCCGGCGTCACCGCCGAGTTCACCCCGGACCCGGGGCGGCACGCCGACTACCGGCGGCGGCACGCGCTGTTCCTGGAGGCGTACGAGCGGCTGGAACCGTGGTTCGCGAAGGAGAAGCGATGA
- a CDS encoding ABC transporter permease — MTDLARATAPAAGGGTSKGIQFGKRPARQPADGEILRLGQVLGRTSGGIPVLLVLAFALTMSTESFLTGTNLDNLGRQVSIFAIIAVGQLIVILTAGIDLSVGSVVGLSGIVAAKVVYDTGGGLPIVAAVLLALLVGAAAGLINGLLVAFLKMPPFIVTLGMMGAARGATLLLSDGRTVQPLPDGFAEIGGGSLLGISHLTWLMVLITVFFALLLRRTVWGEYVYAVGSSAESARLTGVPVRRVLVSAYVLSGTLAAAAGVLLASRLGNGVPTSGNGYELQAIAACVIGGASLFGAKGSALGALVGALVVGMLNNGGTLLGIDPFWLQIVIGVLILAAVATEHVHNLRRGGKAKPVADAPPPGVPGQPGEPVPAGGTAQPGPGTAGNETAGEPTPTKRAAP, encoded by the coding sequence ATGACCGACCTCGCCAGAGCCACCGCCCCCGCCGCCGGCGGCGGCACGTCCAAGGGCATCCAGTTCGGCAAACGCCCCGCCCGGCAGCCCGCCGACGGGGAGATCCTGCGCCTCGGCCAGGTGCTGGGCCGCACCTCGGGCGGCATCCCCGTGCTGCTGGTGCTGGCCTTCGCGCTGACCATGTCCACCGAGTCGTTCCTCACCGGCACCAACCTGGACAACCTCGGCCGGCAGGTGTCCATCTTCGCGATCATCGCCGTCGGCCAGCTCATCGTCATCCTGACCGCGGGCATCGACCTGTCCGTCGGCTCGGTCGTCGGCCTGTCCGGCATCGTCGCCGCCAAGGTGGTCTACGACACCGGCGGCGGACTGCCGATCGTGGCCGCGGTGCTCCTCGCGCTGCTCGTCGGCGCCGCCGCCGGACTGATCAACGGCCTGCTGGTGGCGTTCCTCAAGATGCCGCCGTTCATCGTGACGCTCGGCATGATGGGCGCCGCCCGCGGCGCGACCCTGCTGCTCAGCGACGGCCGCACCGTGCAGCCGCTGCCCGACGGCTTCGCCGAGATCGGCGGCGGCAGCCTGCTGGGCATCTCCCATCTGACCTGGCTGATGGTGCTCATCACGGTGTTCTTCGCGCTGCTGCTGCGCCGCACCGTCTGGGGCGAGTACGTCTACGCCGTCGGCTCCAGCGCCGAGTCCGCCCGGCTGACGGGCGTGCCCGTACGCCGCGTGCTCGTCAGCGCGTACGTGCTGTCCGGCACCCTCGCCGCCGCGGCCGGCGTGCTCCTCGCCTCCCGCCTCGGCAACGGCGTGCCCACCTCGGGCAACGGCTACGAACTCCAGGCCATCGCCGCCTGCGTGATCGGCGGCGCCAGCCTCTTCGGCGCCAAGGGCAGCGCGCTCGGCGCCCTCGTCGGCGCGCTGGTCGTCGGCATGCTCAACAACGGCGGCACGCTGCTGGGCATCGACCCCTTCTGGCTGCAGATCGTCATCGGCGTGCTGATCCTCGCCGCCGTCGCCACTGAGCACGTTCACAACCTGCGCCGCGGCGGCAAGGCCAAACCGGTCGCGGACGCACCCCCGCCGGGGGTGCCGGGACAGCCCGGCGAGCCGGTACCGGCGGGCGGCACGGCGCAACCCGGTCCGGGGACCGCGGGCAACGAGACTGCCGGTGAGCCGACCCCGACGAAACGAGCGGCACCATGA
- a CDS encoding sugar ABC transporter ATP-binding protein, with product MGKSYRAVTALAAVDLDIAPGEVHCLAGENGAGKSTLIKVLTGAVARDGGAYRVQGREMRAHVTPAEARAAGIGVVYQELSLMPELTVASNLSMFGMPARAGWVDRRRQRAQAREMLARVGLAELDPRTRVSELTTATRQLVEIARVLGHDARLVVFDEPTTALSAQEADALLARIAALRDEGVSVLYVTHRLEEMFAVGDRVTVLRDGRVVETRPVSDYDEDSLVQSMVGRRIENLYPGERPDPGDVRLELRGLRPAGFPAPVDLTVRRGEVVGLAGLLGSGRTELLRAAFGADPVLGGEILVDGRRVNATSPRAAARAGLGLLPEDRKESGLLLGLSIEKNVAIASLPRTGTFGVLRRRRMREQVTAASAGLRIKLGDWSDPVSSLSGGNQQKTLVARWRATGAKVLLLDEPTKGVDVGSKADIYQVIAELAADGLAIVVVSSYLPELLGLCDRVEVVRQRRLVGSLPAAEATEEAVLRLASPVGPAAAPPAAGAPAAGRPGPAEPSAPSLENR from the coding sequence GTGGGTAAGAGCTATCGCGCCGTGACGGCGCTGGCCGCCGTGGACCTGGACATCGCGCCGGGCGAGGTGCACTGTCTCGCCGGCGAGAACGGTGCCGGGAAGTCCACCCTCATCAAGGTGCTGACCGGCGCGGTGGCCCGCGACGGCGGCGCGTACCGGGTGCAGGGCCGCGAGATGCGCGCCCACGTCACCCCCGCGGAGGCCCGTGCCGCCGGCATCGGCGTGGTGTATCAGGAGCTGAGCCTGATGCCCGAGCTGACCGTGGCGAGCAACCTGAGCATGTTCGGGATGCCGGCACGGGCCGGCTGGGTCGACCGCCGCCGGCAGCGGGCGCAGGCCAGGGAGATGCTGGCCCGCGTCGGGCTGGCCGAACTCGACCCCCGTACCCGGGTGTCGGAACTGACCACTGCCACCCGGCAGTTGGTCGAGATCGCCCGGGTGCTCGGCCACGACGCGCGGCTCGTCGTCTTCGACGAGCCGACCACCGCGCTGTCCGCGCAGGAGGCGGACGCCCTCCTGGCGCGCATCGCCGCGCTGCGGGACGAGGGCGTGTCCGTCCTGTACGTCACCCACCGGCTGGAGGAGATGTTCGCCGTCGGCGACCGGGTGACCGTGCTGCGCGACGGCCGGGTGGTCGAGACCCGGCCGGTGTCCGACTACGACGAGGACTCCCTCGTGCAGTCGATGGTCGGCCGCCGGATCGAGAACCTGTACCCCGGCGAGCGCCCCGACCCCGGGGACGTACGGCTGGAGCTGCGGGGCCTGCGCCCCGCAGGATTCCCCGCGCCGGTGGACCTGACCGTACGCCGCGGCGAAGTCGTCGGCCTGGCCGGGCTGCTCGGCTCCGGGCGCACCGAACTGCTGCGCGCCGCCTTCGGCGCCGACCCGGTGCTCGGCGGCGAGATCCTGGTCGACGGCCGCCGGGTCAACGCCACCTCCCCGCGGGCCGCCGCCCGCGCCGGGCTCGGGCTGCTGCCCGAGGACCGCAAGGAGTCCGGGCTGCTGCTGGGCCTGAGCATCGAGAAGAACGTGGCCATCGCCAGTCTGCCGCGCACCGGCACCTTCGGGGTGCTGCGCCGCCGCCGGATGCGCGAGCAGGTCACCGCCGCCTCCGCGGGGCTGCGGATCAAGCTCGGCGACTGGAGCGACCCGGTCTCCTCGCTCTCCGGCGGCAACCAGCAGAAGACGCTGGTCGCCCGCTGGCGGGCCACCGGCGCCAAGGTGCTGCTGCTCGACGAGCCCACGAAGGGCGTCGACGTCGGCTCCAAGGCCGACATCTACCAGGTGATCGCCGAACTGGCCGCGGACGGCCTGGCGATCGTGGTCGTCTCCTCCTACCTCCCCGAACTGCTGGGCCTGTGCGACCGCGTCGAAGTGGTGCGCCAGCGCCGTCTGGTGGGCTCGCTGCCCGCCGCGGAGGCCACCGAGGAGGCCGTGCTGCGGCTGGCGAGCCCCGTGGGCCCGGCGGCCGCGCCCCCCGCCGCCGGCGCCCCCGCGGCCGGCCGGCCAGGACCCGCCGAACCTTCCGCACCGTCCCTGGAGAACCGATGA
- a CDS encoding ABC transporter substrate-binding protein, translating into MARIRFVSSGVAAALAVVFAAGGVAAGKVAFDDSGSSSGGGAAVGGTKVDVITKATDSDFWQSMLAGSKQAGDDFGIDLGLFGPTSETDIEEQVSLVENSISRGADAIVLASNSSTALNGAVDRARDAGIKVITVDNAITTEAEGFIGTDNVKAGEQAGVRMCELLTGKGQKDGKILHESSTSGQQVLVDRFNGFKSGLAAECPDAEIIQTSVNDNDLNKAVSQVNDALTATPDLAGVFADNNTSGTGAAKAVAERNASDRVAVVAFDSDPAEIAGVRDGSIDAIIVQNPFFFGYQGVVEAAMAAGDSTPPVRLDPGAVVIDKSTVDEAQYEQLLNPPKTKG; encoded by the coding sequence ATGGCGCGCATCCGTTTCGTCTCCTCGGGGGTGGCCGCCGCGCTGGCCGTCGTCTTCGCGGCCGGCGGCGTCGCCGCCGGAAAGGTGGCGTTCGACGACTCCGGCTCCTCGTCGGGCGGCGGCGCCGCGGTCGGCGGCACCAAGGTCGACGTCATCACCAAGGCCACCGACTCCGACTTCTGGCAGTCGATGCTCGCCGGCTCCAAGCAGGCGGGCGACGACTTCGGCATCGACCTCGGGCTCTTCGGCCCGACCTCGGAGACCGACATCGAGGAGCAGGTCAGCCTGGTGGAGAACTCCATCTCCCGGGGTGCCGACGCCATCGTGCTGGCCTCCAACTCCTCCACCGCGCTCAACGGCGCGGTGGACCGGGCCCGCGACGCCGGCATCAAGGTGATCACCGTCGACAACGCGATCACCACCGAGGCCGAGGGCTTCATCGGCACCGACAACGTCAAGGCGGGCGAGCAGGCCGGGGTCCGCATGTGCGAACTGCTCACCGGCAAGGGGCAGAAGGACGGCAAGATCCTGCACGAGAGCTCGACTTCCGGGCAGCAGGTGCTGGTCGACCGGTTCAACGGCTTCAAGAGCGGTCTGGCCGCCGAGTGCCCCGACGCCGAGATCATCCAGACCTCCGTCAACGACAACGACCTCAACAAGGCCGTCTCCCAGGTCAACGACGCCCTCACCGCGACGCCCGACCTGGCCGGGGTCTTCGCTGACAACAACACCTCGGGCACCGGCGCCGCCAAGGCCGTGGCCGAGCGCAACGCCAGCGACCGCGTCGCCGTCGTCGCCTTCGACTCCGACCCCGCGGAGATCGCGGGCGTACGCGACGGGTCCATCGACGCGATCATCGTCCAGAACCCGTTCTTCTTCGGCTACCAGGGCGTCGTCGAGGCCGCGATGGCCGCGGGCGACAGCACCCCGCCGGTCCGGCTCGACCCGGGCGCCGTCGTCATCGACAAGTCGACCGTGGACGAGGCCCAGTACGAGCAGTTGCTCAACCCGCCCAAGACCAAGGGCTGA